A section of the Malus sylvestris chromosome 17, drMalSylv7.2, whole genome shotgun sequence genome encodes:
- the LOC126612360 gene encoding putative glucose-6-phosphate 1-epimerase isoform X1, with protein MPLNIVNKGDGFPRIILTEPTGSSAEVLLYGGQVVSWKNERREELLFMSSKATWKLPKAIRGGIPVCFPQFGNLGSLEQHGFAKNRLWSVDSDPSPLPPTNNQTSVDLILKSTEEDLKTWPRSFELRLRVSLNAGKLTLIPRVRNTDSKTFSFTFALINYLYVSDISEVRVEGLETLDYLDNLMRRERFTEQADAITFDEEVNRVYLGTPTKIAMIDHERKRTFVLRKDGMPDAVVWNPWDKKAKTIPDLGDEDYKTMLCVDSAAIETPIFLKPSEEWKGRQELSTVSSSYCSGQLDPRMVLHGLY; from the exons ATGCCGTTGAATATAGTGAATAAGGGTGATGGATTTCCCCGAATCATACTCACCGAGCCAACTGGTTCTTCAGCAGAG GTGCTTCTGTATGGAGGGCAGGTTGTTTCGTGGAAGAACGAAAGACGGGAAGAATTGCTCTTTATGAGTAGCAAA GCTACTTGGAAATTGCCTAAAGCGATCAGGGGAGGCATACCCGTCTGCTTTCCTCAG TTCGGAAATCTTGGTTCGCTGGAGCAGCATGGATTTGCAAAGAACAGATTGTGGTCTGTTGATAGTGACCCTTCGCCTTTGCCTCCAACTAACAATCAGACGTCAGTGGATTTGATCTTGAAGTCTACAGAGGAGGATCTAAAGACCTGGCCGCGCAG CTTTGAGCTCCGGCTTCGTGTTTCTCTCAATGCTGGCAAGCTCACTTTGATTCCCCGTGTTAGGAATACGGATAGCAAGACCTTCTCCTTTACATTTGCCCTGATTAACTACTTATATGTATCAGATATCAG TGAAGTGCGTGTGGAGGGCTTGGAGACACTTGATTATCTCGACAATCTGATGCGCAGAGAAAGGTTCACAGAGCAGGCAGATGCTATCACCTTTGATGAAGAG GTCAACCGAGTGTATTTGGGCACGCCGACAAAGATAGCCATGATAGACCACGAGAGGAAGAGAACCTTTGTTCTGCGGAAGGATGGCATGCCGGATGCAG TTGTGTGGAACCCTTGGGACAAAAAGGCCAAGACCATCCCTGATTTGGGAGATGAGGACTACAAAACCATGTTATGTGTAGATTCTGCAGCCATTGAAACCCCAATTTTCTTGAAGCCTTCTGAAGAGTGGAAGGGCCGTCAAGAACTCTCTACCGTTTCATCAAGCTATTGCAGTGGGCAGTTGGATCCTCGCATGGTTCTTCATGGCCTTTACTGA
- the LOC126612360 gene encoding putative glucose-6-phosphate 1-epimerase isoform X2: protein MPLNIVNKGDGFPRIILTEPTGSSAEVLLYGGQVVSWKNERREELLFMSSKATWKLPKAIRGGIPVCFPQFGNLGSLEQHGFAKNRLWSVDSDPSPLPPTNNQTSVDLILKSTEEDLKTWPRSFELRLRVSLNAGKLTLIPRVRNTDSKTFSFTFALINYLYVSDISEVRVEGLETLDYLDNLMRRERFTEQADAITFDEEVNRVYLGTPTKIAMIDHERKRTFVLRKDGMPDAENRVICSCVEPLGQKGQDHP from the exons ATGCCGTTGAATATAGTGAATAAGGGTGATGGATTTCCCCGAATCATACTCACCGAGCCAACTGGTTCTTCAGCAGAG GTGCTTCTGTATGGAGGGCAGGTTGTTTCGTGGAAGAACGAAAGACGGGAAGAATTGCTCTTTATGAGTAGCAAA GCTACTTGGAAATTGCCTAAAGCGATCAGGGGAGGCATACCCGTCTGCTTTCCTCAG TTCGGAAATCTTGGTTCGCTGGAGCAGCATGGATTTGCAAAGAACAGATTGTGGTCTGTTGATAGTGACCCTTCGCCTTTGCCTCCAACTAACAATCAGACGTCAGTGGATTTGATCTTGAAGTCTACAGAGGAGGATCTAAAGACCTGGCCGCGCAG CTTTGAGCTCCGGCTTCGTGTTTCTCTCAATGCTGGCAAGCTCACTTTGATTCCCCGTGTTAGGAATACGGATAGCAAGACCTTCTCCTTTACATTTGCCCTGATTAACTACTTATATGTATCAGATATCAG TGAAGTGCGTGTGGAGGGCTTGGAGACACTTGATTATCTCGACAATCTGATGCGCAGAGAAAGGTTCACAGAGCAGGCAGATGCTATCACCTTTGATGAAGAG GTCAACCGAGTGTATTTGGGCACGCCGACAAAGATAGCCATGATAGACCACGAGAGGAAGAGAACCTTTGTTCTGCGGAAGGATGGCATGCCGGATGCAG AAAATCGTGTGATCTGCAGTTGTGTGGAACCCTTGGGACAAAAAGGCCAAGACCATCCCTGA